From the Polaribacter gangjinensis genome, the window TTACAGGTTCTTTTTGAAGACAATCATATCATCATTGTCAATAAACGTGCAGGAGATATCACACAAGGTGATAAAACTGGCGATATTCCTTTGAGTGATGTTGTGAAAGAATATCTGAAAGATAAATATCAAAAAAAAGGAAATGTATTTTTGGGAGTTGTACATCGTTTAGACAGACCAACATCTGGAGTGATTATTTTCGCTAAAACTTCCAAATCTTTGGAACGATTGAACAAAATGTTACGAGATAAAAAAATACAAAAAACCTATTGGGCTGTTGTAAAAAATCATCCAGAAAAAGAGAAAGACACACTTATCAATTTCTTGAAAAAGAATCCAACAAACAATAAATCTGCTGTTTACAATCACGAAATAAAAGATTCCAAAAAAGCAGTATTACATTATCAATTGTTAAAAAAATTAGACAATTATTCCTTGTTAGAAATTGATTTGGAAACTGGCAGACATCACCAAATTCGTTCGCAATTATCGGCTATTGGATTTCCGATAAAAGGTGATTTAAAATATGGTTTTCCAAGATCCAATAAAGATGCAAGTATTCATTTGCATGCCCGTAAAATTGAGTTTCAACATCCTGTATCTAAAGAACTTATAAGTATTATAGCTCCAACTCCAAATGATGTTATTTGGAACGAATGCAACTAATCAGTATCTTTAGAATCATTTTTTGGGATATGAAAGCATTAAAATATTTTTCGATACTTATTTTGCCCATTGTTGTGTGGGTTTCTTTCACAAACAAAGGTTGGTTAACACATTTACCTGCCATTATTTTCTTTGGATTTGTACCGCTTTTGGAGTTTTTTATCAAACCAAATACGTCAAATTTTTCTGTTGAAGAAGAGCAAGCAGAAAAAGAAAATAAGTTATATACCTATCTTTTATACCTCACTTTACCAATTCAAATTGGTTTTTTAATTTTCTTTTTTTATATCATTCAAGAGCCACTTTCAAATTCGGAATTGGCTGGAAGAATTTTTGCCATGGGAATTATGTGTGGTGTAATTGGTATTAATGTTGGTCACGAATTGGGTCATAGAAACAATCGTTTTGACGAATTTATTGGCGAAATTTTATTGTTAACATCGCTCAATACGCATTTTTTGCCTTATCATAATGGAGGTCATCATTACAATGTGGCAACTCCTGAAGACGCTGCAACAGCAAGAAAAAATGAAATTTTATACCTTTTTTGGATTCGTTCTCATTTTTCGAGTTATGTAGAAGCTTGGAAATTAGAAAATAAGAGAATGCGTGAAGAAAATCGTTCTTGGTTTCACTATCAAAATAGAATGCTTATCTATACTATTTGCAATATTTTATTATTGAGTTTCATTTTCTTTTTCTTCGGAAAATTCGTGTTGCTATGTTTTATTGCTGCTGCAGTTTCTGGCATCATCATGTTAGAAACCGTAAATTATATTGAACATTATGGTTTGTTGCGGAACAAAAACGAATTTGGGCGATATGAAAAAGTAAAAAGAAATCACTCTTGGAAT encodes:
- a CDS encoding RluA family pseudouridine synthase — protein: MQSTKDNLQVLFEDNHIIIVNKRAGDITQGDKTGDIPLSDVVKEYLKDKYQKKGNVFLGVVHRLDRPTSGVIIFAKTSKSLERLNKMLRDKKIQKTYWAVVKNHPEKEKDTLINFLKKNPTNNKSAVYNHEIKDSKKAVLHYQLLKKLDNYSLLEIDLETGRHHQIRSQLSAIGFPIKGDLKYGFPRSNKDASIHLHARKIEFQHPVSKELISIIAPTPNDVIWNECN
- a CDS encoding alkane 1-monooxygenase produces the protein MKALKYFSILILPIVVWVSFTNKGWLTHLPAIIFFGFVPLLEFFIKPNTSNFSVEEEQAEKENKLYTYLLYLTLPIQIGFLIFFFYIIQEPLSNSELAGRIFAMGIMCGVIGINVGHELGHRNNRFDEFIGEILLLTSLNTHFLPYHNGGHHYNVATPEDAATARKNEILYLFWIRSHFSSYVEAWKLENKRMREENRSWFHYQNRMLIYTICNILLLSFIFFFFGKFVLLCFIAAAVSGIIMLETVNYIEHYGLLRNKNEFGRYEKVKRNHSWNSNHQVGQVLLFNLSRHSDHHYNGSKHYQLLKSLPESPQMPTGYPGMMLLSLFPPLWFWVMNKRIKKFIFLEIKNKNTE